In one window of Meleagris gallopavo isolate NT-WF06-2002-E0010 breed Aviagen turkey brand Nicholas breeding stock chromosome 12, Turkey_5.1, whole genome shotgun sequence DNA:
- the LOC100541720 gene encoding fanconi-associated nuclease 1, giving the protein MSESRPSGRRKAQMASLPSAKKKKKETARKAKDKGTPSVPPQSSSIISLFSNAPPAKVSCPVCGQLVPRYGINQHMDQLCRSGCVGLAAAAGGGDGGAVLGTTQSLPGTPVSSNSSPYCSEPSHLRTSPSESRVLKTEGRAVGHVSPYFSNRGPVGDVYTEPTEQTVKVVSLGSLSSKLSRRRRIQRGKQIVYKEMDSSPPAAHSVCDSAAVLDGGADDTCAGSSSQKENELVQRVHQEQNTSEKESEFQAEIDEYNKGDVTDVVQVSLPADKRVLFGARNSSAGSRSKGMVLTPSNSQVHLAVGTSAGLVRSSEVEAQPRAQHVLSSEMEVDCGMQSCFNDSDEQVLPVEVLEDFNYEFNHNLSETVEKVDSQNSVGDILNKINEVSSPSHPYYLRNFLMVLQAVLENEDDVRLFDEQDMNVITKFCQLSVGGQKLYVRLFQRKLNWLKVNKIEYEEIAKDLSPTIEELVEARFLQTDSELEDLCEGLDLLSAPELKSLAKIFHLPNPNGQKQQLVDDFLRLAKQRSVFSRDQAGIGTVILKRAKDLAGRSVRICKGPRAVLSRILLLFSLSESVEDEEAGSAGQGQLFTVLMVNMGRMVFPSYAVNRKTQVFQDREDLIRYATAAHLSNDIATAMVNGNWEEAHHLYMCAKETWNSLKNHPSLSNHRVLPEYLRHFTVGWKYTRILSQGVEILQRLHMYEAAVQELQALLAQDVYCTDSRGRWWDRLALNLHQHLKNTKQAVDCIRDGLADPFVRTGHRLALYLRALRIRDSPSCRQLRCLFHDLPDVTVEDVTHVTIKGKMCPQTRLGKSVFLMEDIVDEEGGTDCSVSTVMCSVEELALTHYRQNGFDQGIHGEGSTFITLYGILMWDIIFMDGIPDVFRNSYQVFLKGCVNSFAHIVVGSVAVLALSFWPGFTFYSEGLFRQGLAILVLCCYVGLVAEGLLRDRVPC; this is encoded by the exons ATGTCCGAATCCAGGCCTTCGGGAAGAAGAAAAGCCCAGATGGCTTCGTTACCGagtgcaaagaagaaaaagaaagaaacggCGAGGAAAGCGAAAGATAAAGGAACACCCTCTGTACCTCCACAATCCTCGTCTATTATTTCGTTATTCAGCAACGCCCCCCCAGCCAAAGTTAGCTGTCCCGTGTGCGGGCAGCTGGTGCCCAGGTACGGGATCAACCAGCACATGGACCAGCTGTGTCGGAGTGGCTGTGTcgggctggctgctgctgctggtggtggtgatgggggTGCAGTGCTCGGCACCACACAGAGTCTGCCAGGCACACCTGTGAGCAGTAATTCCAGCCCGTATTGTTCGGAGCCCTCACATCTGAGAACCAGTCCTTCCGAAAGCAGAGTGCTGAAAACAGAAGGCAGGGCAGTGGGGCACGTTAGTCCTTATTTTAGCAATCGGGGTCCGGTCGGTGATGTTTACACTGAGCCGACGGAGCAAACGGTTAAAGTCGTTTCTTTGGGAAGCTTGTCATCTAAGCTGTCCAGAAGACGTCGCATCCAGAGGGGAAAGCAGATCGTGTACAAGGAGATGGACTCCTCACCTCCAGCTGCTCACAGCGTGTGTGACAGTGCTGCAGTACTGGATGGCGGTGCTGATGATACCTGTGCTGGGAGTAGTTCTCAGAAAGAAAACGAGCTTGTTCAGAGAGTGCACCAGGAGCAAAATACCTCAGAGAAGGAGTCTGAATTTCAAGCTGAAATAGATGAATATAATAAGGGAGATGTTACAGATGTTGTTCAGGTATCGTTACCAGCTGATAAAAGAGTGCTGTTTGGTGCAAGGAATTCCAGTGCAGGAAGTAGATCTAAAGGCATGGTGCTCACTCCCAGTAATTCTCAAGTACATCTGGCTGTTGGTACCTCAGCAGGGCTGGTCAGAAGTTCAGAGGTTGAGGCACAGCCACGTGCTCAACATGTTCTGTCTTCAGAGATGGAAGTGGACTGTGGTATGCAAAGCTGCTTTAATGACAGTGACGAACAGGTACTTCCTGTGGAAGTTCTTGAAGATTTTAATTATGAGTTTAATCATAATTTGTCAGAAACTGTGGAAAAGGTGGATTCTCAAAATTCCGTTGgtgatattttaaataaaataaatgaggtTAGCTCTCCTAGTCACCCGTATTACCTCCGAAACTTTTTAATGGTGTTGCAAGCAGTGTTGGAGAATGAAGATGATGTGAGACTCTTTGATGAGCAAGATATGAACGTTATTACTAAATTCTGCCAATTATCAG TTGGTGGGCAGAAGTTATATGTGAGACTTTTTCAACGTAAGCTGAACTGGTTAAAAGTGAACAAAATTGAGTATGAAGAGATAGCTAAGGATTTGTCTCCAACAATTGAAGAACTGGTTGAAGCCAGATTTTTGCAAACAG acTCTGAATTGGAAGACTTGTGTGAAGGTTTGGATTTGCTTTCTGCCCCTGAACTAAAATCTTTAGCAAAGATCTTTCACTTGCCAAATCCAAATGGTCAGAAACAACAACTTGTGGATGATTTCCTGAGGTTGGCAAAACAACGTTCAGTCTTCAGCAGGGATCAGGCTGGTATTGGgactgttattttaaaaag GGCAAAGGATTTGGCTGGAAGATCAGTCAGAATATGTAAAGGCCCTCGAGCTGTCCTTTCTCGAATCCTGCTGCTATTTTCCCTGTCTGAATCAGTGGAGGATGAAGAAGCTGGCAGTGCTGGTCAAGGCCAGCTCTTCACAGTTCTTATGGTAAACATGGGACGTATGGTATTCCCCAGTTATGCTGTGAATAGGAAAACACAAGTCTTTCAGGACAGAGAAGATCTTATCAG GTATGCAACTGCTGCTCACCTGTCAAACGATATAGCCACTGCAATGGTAAATGGGAACTGGGAAGAAGCTCATCATCTGTATATGTGTGCAAAAGAAACCTGGAACAGTCTGAAAAATCACCCGTCTTTGAG CAATCACAGAGTTCTACCCGAGTATCTGCGACATTTCACAGTTGGCTGGAAATACACAAGGATACTTTCTCAAGGTGTTGAAATTTTGCAGAGACTTCACATGTATGAG gcagcagtgcaggagctgcaggcgCTTCTGGCTCAAGACGTGTATTGCACTGACAGCAGGGGGCGGTGGTGGGATCGCCTCGCTCTGAATTTACATCAGCACTTGAAAAACACCAAGCAG GCCGTTGACTGCATTAGGGATGGACTGGCTGACCCATTTGTACGGACGGGGCACCGTCTCGCTCTCTACCTGCGGGCTCTACGTATCAGAGACTCACcaagctgcaggcagctcagatgCCTTTTTCATGATTTGCCAGACGTAACTGTGGAGGATGTGACACAT GTTACAATCAAGGGAAAGATGTGTCCTCAAACAAGATTGGGAAAATCTGTGTTTCTAATGGAGGATATTGTGGATGAAGAAGGAGGCACAGACTGCAGTGTATCCACGGTCATGTGCTCAGTTGAAGAGCTTGCATTAACTCATTACAGACAGAATGGTTTTGATCAGG GAATTCATGGAGAGGGTTCAACGTTTATTACACTGTATGGTATTCTAATGTGGGATATCATTTTCATGGATGGCATACCCGATGTCTTCAGAAATTCCTATCAGGTATTTTTGAAAGGCTGTGTTAATTCCTTCGCCCATATTGTTGTAGGTTCTGTAGCAGTGTTAGCACTCTCATTCTGGCCTGGATTCACATTTTATTCTGAGGGACTTTTCAGACAAGGCTTAGCAAtacttgttttgtgttgttATGTGGGGCTTGTTGCTGAAGGGCTCCTCAGAGACAGAGTGCCATGTTAG
- the MPHOSPH10 gene encoding U3 small nucleolar ribonucleoprotein protein MPP10: protein MAAVAGLEKCLRVAGAAAARPEHFLSVQDELAADFRTLTKTLYDLNKALGNSVVRGSPLKELVIENFDEEQIWQQLELQNNAVLDVFKKSVAQCTNDKDLCLISDQEDDSSDAEASSDIEVEDMIEAETEQENAYTEHKTKEAKEKKSKPRESIIEKFSDDDSDVDFDIEALEQETKTAKKTVVKKTGRKSIVDDKFFKLAEMEAFLEHVEKENGEREEEDEDDIDYFEDIISDDEEEEFEETKVKLVKSSRDLTYKDFFDPVDDNDDLVANDAEDYENEEADSAIEKEDEESMSEAEDINEAVMEDTRNKKVSFNLPDDSETEDVTDMQLERGIDLSEIKSSFEKRQEKMSEKIKSLEEELLEEKPWQLKGEVTGHKRPENSLLEETVLFDHAVRMAPVITEETTFQLEDIIKQRILDEAWDDVVPKEKPKEDAFEYKKRITLDHEKSKLSLAEIYEQEYLKLHQQKTEEEENPEHREIQEMMDSLFLKLDALSNFHFTPKPPVPEVKIVSNLPAISMEEVAPVAVSDAALLAPEEIKEKNKAGDVKTDAEKTPTDKKRERRKKKLRKRIKLREKEKRQKLLEKMKPEQSTKLSKKAAAAKLKKLTKEGKASLLKDEGKDKAVKSSQAFFSQLQDQVRMQIKDANKLKKKQKKQKDVSVHKLKL, encoded by the exons ATGGCGGCCGTGGCGGGGCTGGAGAAGTGCCTCCGCGTGGCGGGTGCTGCGGCGGCGCGGCCCGAACACTTCCTCAG TGTGCAGGATGAGCTGGCTGCTGACTTCAGAACGTTAACAAAGACTCTTTATGATTTAAATAAAGCTCTTGGAAACAGTGTAGTTCGTGGAAGTCCTCTCAAAGAGCTGGTGATAGAGAACTTCGATGAAGAACAGATCTGGCAACAACTGGAGCTCCAGAATAATGCGGTTCTTGATGTCTTCAAGAAATCTGTTGCACAGTGTACCAACGATAAAGACCTTTGCCTGATCTCTGACCAGGAAGATGACAGCTCTGATGCAGAAGCCAGCAGTGATATTGAAGTGGAGGACATGATAGAAGCAGAAACTGAACAGGAGAATGCCTACACAGAGCATAAAACTAAAGaagctaaagaaaagaaaagtaaaccCAGAGAAAGCATAATAGAGAAATTCAGTGATGACGATTCTGATGTTGACTTTGATATTGAAGCACTAGAGCAAGAAACTAAAACAGCCAAGAAAACGGTGgtgaaaaaaacaggaagaaagtcTATAGTGGATGACAAATTCTTCAAGCTGGCTGAGATGGAAGCTTTTCTAGAACAtgtggagaaggaaaatggggagagggaggaggaggatgaagatGATATCGACTATTTTGAAGACATTATCTCAGATGATGAGGAAGAAGAGTTTGAAGAAACTAAAGTCAAA CTAGTTAAAAGTTCTAGAGATCTAACATACAAAGATTTCTTTGATCCTGTTGATGACAATGATGACTTAGTAGCTAATGATGCTGAGGACTATGAGAATGAAGAAGCAGATAGTGCTATTGAAAAGGAGGATGAAGAAAGCATGTCTGA GGCTGAGGATATTAATGAAGCGGTCATGGAAGATAcgagaaataaaaaagtttcttttaatttgCCAGATGATAGTGAAACAGAAGATGTTACTGATATGCAATTAGAGAGGGGTATTGATCTCAGTGAGATTAAGTCGTCTTTTGAGAAGAGACAGGAAAag atgagtgaaaaaataaaaagtttagaAGAAGAGTTGTTGGAGGAGAAACCTTGGCAGCTTAAAGGGGAAGTGACTGGACATAAGAGACCTGAAAACAGCCTTTTGGAGGAAACAGTGCTCTTTGATCATGCAGTCCGAATGG ctcCTGTGATCACAGAAGAAACTACTTTTCAACTTGAAGATATCATCAAGCAGAGAATATTGGATGAG GCGTGGGATGATGTAGttccaaaagaaaaaccaaaagaGGATGCTTTTGAGTACAAGAAACGTATTACTTTGGATCATGAAAAAAGTAAATTGAGTCTGGCTGAGATCTATGAGCAAGAATACTTGAAACTTCACCAG caaaaaacagaagaagaagaaaatcctgAGCACAGAGAAATTCAGGAGATGATGGATTCGCTTTTCCTAAAACTGGATGCGCTTTCTAATTTCCACTTTACACCCAAACCA CCTGTGCCAGAAGTTAAAATAGTGTCAAACCTGCCGGCTATAAGTATGGAAGAAGTAGCACCTGTTGCTGTTAGCGATGCTGCTCTCTTAGCACCAGAGGAGATCAAG gaaaagaacaaagcaggTGATGTAAaaacagatgcagaaaagaCTCCCACGGACAAAAAACGAGAGcggagaaagaaaaaacttcgTAAACGTATAAAGctcagggaaaaggaaaaacgGCAAAAACTTCTTGAAAAGATGAAACCGGAACAAAGCACAAAGCTCAGCAaaaaagctgctgcagcaaaattaaaaaagcttACAAAAGAAGGCAAAGCATCACTACTCAAG GATGAAGGAAAAGACAAGGCTGTGAAGTCATCCCAAGCTTTCTTCTCCCAATTACAAGATCAAGTGAGAATGCAAATCAAAGATGCAAACAAattgaagaagaaacaaaaaaagcagaaagacgTTTCTGTCCATAAGCTTAAATTATAA
- the LOC104912782 gene encoding fanconi-associated nuclease 1-like codes for MQMFPLDLYTDCFYENRRDAIEARLQLLHGASLETLANLIADIWTTQEGKAAALVSWGLFSSLQQVQSLVTCLGGMFLSGVFRRLSKDLRHCRGGLPDLVVWSTHSNHFKLVEVKGPNDRLSHKQMIWLSELKKLGAAVEVCHVQAVGAKSKRLS; via the exons CAGGAGGGATGCCATCGAGGCCAGGCTCCAGCTGCTTCACGGAGCTTCCTTGGAGACTCTGGCAAACTTGATTGCTGACATCTGGACCACTCAggagggaaaagcagcagcactggttAGCTGGGGACTTTTTAGTTCCCTCCAGCAGGTTCAG AGCCTTGTCACTTGCCTTGGAGGAATGTTTCTGAGTGGCGTTTTTAGGCGACTTTCCAAAGATCTGCGCCATTGCAGAGGGGGGCTTCCTGATCTGGTTGTGTGGAGTACTCACAGTAATCACTTCAAG CTCGTAGAAGTGAAAGGCCCCAACGATCGCCTGTCCCACAAGCAGATGATCTGGCTGAGTGAGCTGAAGAAGCTGGGGGCTGCTGTAGAAGTTTGTCACGTACAAGCAGTTGGAGCTAAGAGTAAACGCCTCAGTTGA